TATGCCAACGATATAAAGTGCGATTTTCATTCCGCACCTCCTTTTTTCTTTAAATCATTGTGAAAGAACTTACTTTCCAAGAACACCTTGGATAACTACAAGTATAGCATATCTAAAGTATTTGTCAAGCTCACTTTCCAGAATAAAATCCTTCCAGACATCAACTTTTGGTCGATATCCAATAGATTGAGAAGAGGCAAAAGGTGATTTGTTTGTTCAAGTCGCCTTTTAAAATATAAAAAACTATTTAATCTTTACAAAAAATCTCTTACCTTTCTGGATTATGTCACCCACTTTTACCGTGGCTTTTGGATCGGAGATTTCTGTCTGATTTATCTTTACACCGCCTTGCTCTATATTACGTCTTGCCTCTGCTCTTGAAGGGCAGAAACCAGCTTCTATCAAAACCGTGATAATGTCATTTACGGACGGCTTGAGCTCCTGCATTTCTGTTGGCACTTCTTTTTTTGAAAATGTGTTTACCCAATATTCCCCGGCTTTCTGTGCTTCTTTTTCTGAATGATAGAATTTGGTAAGCTCGAAGGCCAATTTCTTTTTTATATCACGAGGATTTACTCCGGATTCAAGCTCCTTTTTATATTGTTCGATAGTTGCCAAATCTACTCTTGTTGTAAAAGTAAAATATTTGATAATCAATTCATCGCTAAGCGACATTGCTTTACCATACATATCATTTGGGGAATCAAAAAGATTGATAGTGTTGCCCCAGCTTGAGCTCATCTTTCTGCCGTCGAGGCCTTCTATAAGAGGGTTTAAGACGATATCTTGTGGTTCTTGTTTGTAGAGTCTTTGCAATTCCCTACCGGCTAGAATATTGAATGTCTGATCTGTGCCACCGACTTCAATGTCTGCTTCTGTCGCTACTGAATCATAGCCTTGCATAAGCGGATAGACGACCTCTCTCAACGAAACTCTTTTTCCTGTGTCGAGTCGCTTCTTTATATTTTCTCTTGATATAAAATCGCTGACAGAAAAAGCATTTGCTTGCATGCAGATTTCTTTGTAGCCGAGCTTGCCGAGCCATTTGCTATTGTAATAGATTTTGGCTTTTCTTAAGTTTAAGATTTTGCCGGCTTGCTTCGCATAACTTTTCATATTTTCTTTAACCTGCTTTTCTGAAAGCATCGGTCGCTCGCTTTCTTTGTCCGAAGTATCACCGATGACGCCGGTAAAGTCGCCGATAATGAGAATTATTTTGTGGCCGAGATTTTGGAAGTCGCGAAGTTTGAGGAGAGGGATGGACCTACCGAGGTGAATATTTGGACTCGTCGGATCTATGCCGTGCTTGATACGGAGAGTTTTACCACTTTTTAATTTTTTTGTGATTTTATCTTTGTCTATAACGCTTTCAACACCGCGTGTAAGAACCTCATTAATTTTTTCAGTGTCTGTGATTATCATATGCTTAAGATTATATCAAAGTCTATGAATATTTCCACAATACTATAGGAATGTATCGTGCGGATGTATTATGTGAATGTATACATGTATCATGTGTATAAATACGTAAATAATAACGCGACCGCGTTCTTATTTACGTATAGTCTTACCTAATCTTACCGGGACGTGAAGTACATAAGTAATAAAAGAAAAGGCGCCCCCACCTGTGCACAGGTGGGGGCGCCCTTTCTGCTTTTTCTATTCTGTCATCCCGTACTTGATACGGGATCCAGGACATGAATCGAAGATGGATTCCGGCCTTCGCCGGAATAACAATACTTCTCCTAGAACCCCTCCTCTTTCAATTTCTCCACCGCCTCTTTTGCCTCCCTTGAAAGCCTATGCGGAAGCTTAATATTGATTTTTACCAGCAAATCACCCCTTTTTGAGGCGGAAATAGGCACTCCTTTGCCCCTAATTCGCAAGATTTCGCCGTAGGCGACCCCTTCCGGAATCTTAAGCTCTATATCGCCATCCAAGGTTTTGAGGCTGTATTTTGAGCCAAGTAGAGCGTCGGAAATCTTGATGTTTAATTCAGTCACAAGGTTCTTCCCCTCCTTTGAAAACAGTGGGTCAACTTTCACATGAATCTTGATATAGAGATCACCAGAGATACCACCCTTGAGGGCTTCGCCTCCACCAGATAGGCGGATCACTTGCTCGTCGTCAATGTCTGCTGGGATTTTAATCTCAAGCTCACTTTCTTTTTTCAATATTCCCGCACCACGACATTCAGCACACTTCTCTCTAGGAACTTTTCCAGAACCACCGCAATTGTCGCAGATTTTTTCTGTCGCAAAGTTTCCAAAGATGGATCTCTTTGTTTCGCGTACTCTTCCGTGTCCATTGCAAACCGAACATTTTTCCATGCCAGTGCCTCTTTTTGCACCAGTACCATCACAAGTATTGCATTTTGAAGTTTTCGTTAGTCGAATCTTCTTCTCGGCGCCAAAGATTGATTCGCTGAAAGAAATTTCCATATCAACAGAAATATCCCTTCCTTTTTTCGGTGCACGTCTCGCACCTCCGCCAAAAATGTCTCCAAAGATATCTCCTAAGTCAAAATCAAAACCTTGTCCACCAGCCTGATTTTGAAAACCGGAAAAATCAAAACCAAAATCGCCAAAGCCACCTTGGCCGAAGCCGCCCGCACCTCTGCCACTGCCGGCAGGTCCTGCGCTTCCGTATGTGTCGTATTGTTGTCGTTTTGTATCATCGGAAAGTACCGAATAGGCCTCGCTTGCCTCTTTGAATTTTTCCTGATTTCCACCCTTATCCGGATGATGCTCGTGAGCGAGCTTTCTAAACGCTTTCTTAATGTCTTCTTTGGAAGCGTTTCGTTCAAGGCCTAATGTTTTATAGTAGTCTTTTGACATTTTTGATTAATTTTAATGATTTGACAATTCTTCTGTTATATGATACCCTTTGATTACTGATACGATTCAGAAGGGAGTGTTCAGTATGAAGAATAAAACGATAGTTGTTGTAAGCCCCGAAGCATATCATAAAGGGATGTTGATTGGTGGAATCTTTGTTCTGGTTGTTGCTATCGTTATCGCAATCATGAACAAAGTTTCGTATCCAATCTACGGCCCGCTTGGGGTCTTGGCTGGTGTAGTCGGCGCTCATCTTCTTCGCAGGAGATTCAGCTAACCATACCAGCTCGCCTGTGTCGAGGTCGTCCATGTGGCGACCTCGTTTTTTTATTTAATTTTTAATTTCCTGGACTCCCGTATTCACGAGAATGACAGAGGAGAAATAAGTAAGCGAGCGAAGTACCAGGCTTTTTGGAGACTCTCGGAAGGCGACGGCCTGAGAGGGAGCAAATTTTTAGCGAAAAATTATGCGTGCTCCAAAAAGTCTGGTATTGAGCGAGCCTCTATTTCTTCTCTTCCCCACCCTTCTCCTTAAACTCCGCGTCCTTCACATTATCTTCTTTCTTCTCTGTTGCCCCTTGCTGGCCGGCTTGATCTTTCTGCGCTTTTGCCATCGCTTCACCTATCTTTTGCATCTCGGCTGAAAGGGCTTCTGTCGCTGTTTTTATCGCAGCTGAATCCGTGCCGTTTTTGGCAGTCTTCAAAGCGGAAATCTTATCTTCCACACCTTTTATAATTTCTGGTGTAATCTTTGCACCATTGTCTTTGATAGCTTTTTCTGCAGTGTAGATCATCTGGTCGGCAATATTTTTGACCTCCACTTCCTCTTTCTTTTTCTTATCTTCATCGGCGTGAAGCTCAGCTTCTTTTTTCATCTTTTCAATATCTTCTTTCTTGAGCCCTGAACTTGCCTCGATTCTGATACTCTGCTCTTTATTTGTCGTTTTGTCTTTTGCTTTTACATTGAGTATTCCATTTGCATCGATATCAAAGGCGACCTCAACTTGTGGCATACCTCTTGGCGCAGGTGGTATTCCGTCTAGGATAAATTTACCGAGGCTTTTGTTGTCGCTCGCCATCGGTCTTTCACCTTGGACGATATGGATTTCTACAGAAGTCTGATTGTCTGCTGCTGTCGAGAATATCTGGCTTCTTGTTGTAGGGATTGTCGTATTCTTTTCAACCAAATGTGTTGCAACTCCGCCCATTGTTTCAATACCGAGTGATAGCGGAATAACATCAAGCAAGAGAACATCTTTGACATCTCCCCTCAAGATTCCTCCTTGTACTGCGGCACCGGCGGCGACGACCTCATCTGGATTCACAGACATATTCGGCTCTTTACCAAACAAATCTTTTACAGCTTTTACAATAGCTGGCATTCTTGTCTGACCTCCAACCATTATTATTTCTTGAATTTCATTCATCTTGAATGGTGAAGCAGAAAGTGCTCTTTTTGTAATTTCTATCGATCTCTCAATCAAGTCCTTGATCAGGTTTTCCAAAGTCGCCCTTGAGAGTTTGATAAGCAAATGCTTTGGTCCGTCTGTGCCTGAAGTGACGAACGGAATATTGATTTCTGATTCGACAGCCGTTGAAAGCTCTATTTTGGCTTTTTCTGCAGCTTCGTCGAGCCTCTGAAGTGCAAGTGCATCTTTTCTCAAATCAATACCGTTTTCTTTTTGGAATTGTTCTGCCATCCAGTCAACGATTCTCTTGTCTATATCGCGACCACCGAGGTGTGAGTCCCCGTCTGTTGAGCGGACTTCGACGACGCTGTCGCCTATTTCAAGGATCGAGATATCGAATGTTCCACCTCCAAAGTCGTATACAGCGATTTTTTCATTTTTATTTTTATTGAGACCATATGCAAGAGCTGCGGCTGTCGGCTCATTTATTATTCTCAATACATTAAGCCCGGCAATCTGCCCAGCATCTTTTGTAGCTTGTCTTTGTGAGTCGTTGAAATATGCGGGAACGGTGATGACTGCGTCGGTGATTTTCTCACCGAGGCGAGCTTCTGCGTCATTCTTGAGTTTCTGCAAAATCATAGCCGAGATCTCCTCTGGCCTATAATTTTTTCCTGCCATGGCGACTTCTACTCCGCCGTTTGAGGCTTTCAAGACATCAAATGAAACGGATGCCTTATCTTTCTGCACTCCAGCATCGTCAAACTGATGACCCATAAAACGTTTTATCTGAAAGATTGTGTTTTTTGGATTTGTGACGGCTTGGCGTCTTGCAAGAAGACCAACAAGTCTTTCACCTGTCTTTGTCGTTGCGACTATAGACGGCGTTGTCCTCGCACCCTCTGCGTTTTCTAAGATTTTTGGAGCATTACCTTCCATAACCGCAACGGCTGAAAAGGTTGTCCCTAAGTCTATACCGATTATTTTACTCATAGTTAATATTTAATTTAAAATTAATATAAAGTGTTCCCTTTATATCGCCTGCCTCGGTTCGGAAATAAAAAAGATTACTCTTTTATTTCGCTCACCTTACGTTGGCGATAACATCCAAATTTTAAATTACCATATTTAAAAATCTGGATTAGATAGATTACAGCAGAAATTTCCTTCGGAAATTTCTGCTTCATTATTAAAAAGTAGGAGCTCTGGGTTGCTGACAAGTGATAAAAGCTAAATCTTTTACAAGAGTTGAAATATAAGAAAAGAATGGGCTGACTATTGGTTCAATAGTTTCTCTTTCAAAATATGCAGGTAAAGCGAGGATAACTTCCTGATCAAAACATTTCTCACCAAGGATTTTTCCGCAGACCGCTTTTGCGACAATTTTTCCATTTACTTCAACCAATTCAAAGACAACCAAAGCCCACGAGCCATTTGGCAATTGGACCGCCTTTCTGATGTATTTTGCTTGCCACGAGGTTGATAAACTTTTCGTGGGTTGTGTTTGTAAAGCTAACATTGGGTCAATTATAGCATATTTATATAGAAGTCAAATATTGGTTAATTTGTTGTATTTATTGATGAAATATGAAATTTGCTTGACAAAAAGAATGAATGGGTGTATAATACAAGTAGAAAGATAAATCACCCCAGCAAGGTGGTTTAAGGAAGGATTTGATGAAAGAGTTTATTTCTTCTTTTATTATCTGCTATGCAATTGGCTACATGCTGTACGTTCGTCCTCGGTATCAGAAGAAAAACATCTCAAAGGAGACAGACTTTCTTTTCTACGGGAGCCTGTTTATCCTGAGTGTATTCAGGTATTTGTTGTGACGACAAAAATCGCTGGCGTAATCGCCGCAACGGAGGAAAGTTCCTCTCGTTGCGGCGATTTTTAATTATATTTTATTTCTTAAACTCCCCCACTACCACCTTCGGAGCAACAATCACCCTACCATTCAAACTAAAGCCTTTTTTATTTACTTTAAGAATTATTCCATCTTCTTTTTCATTGCTCGTAGCTTTTAATTCGTCGGCGACATGATTCATCGGGTCAAATTTTTCTCCGATTGGGTCAAGCTCTACCAAGCCATTTTCTTTCAAGACTTTCATAAATTGAACATGGATGTACTCTACACCTACTCTCCAATTCTTATCAACTTTCTCCCAAGCTTCTTTATTTGAAAAAGCCATATCAAAACTCTCTATCACAGTGAGTAGCTCGGCGATAAGATTTTCATTGGCGTATTTCACCGTTTCAACTTTTTCGCTCTCCATACGCTTTTTAAAATTCACAAAATCAGCACGCTCTCTCTGCCAGCCGTTCATGTATTCCTGCTTTTCTTTTTCAAGGATTTTGGCTTTTTCTTTGAGCTTTTTTACAAGAGCTTCAAGTGAATCATTTTCTTCGTCGAGAACTATATCAGAATCAGCTTGTTTGGCTGTTTTCTTGGCTTTTGTATCGTCTTCATAGACGATTTCATCATTGTTTCGTTTGTTTTTATCGTCTTTATTCATAAGTATGACCATTTTATCATATTTTCGAGTGGAATCAAGAAATCTTATTAATTAACGGAGATCGGCTTGCGAAATGGTAATCCATTGAGCAAGCCGAGTTGTGTTCAGAAGTCCGCGGCGGCGGACCCTTTTACCGTAAAGAAAACCTGGTATTCAAAAAATAAAACCGCATCATAAGCGGTTTTATTTTTTGAATTTTTCTTAACGTTTTGACCACTGTGGGCTCTTTCTTGCTTTCTTCAAACCGAATTTTCTCCTTTCTTTTGCTCTCTGATCTCTTTCTAGGAAACCAAGCTTTTTGAGTTCCTTTCTTAGTTCAGGATCGTGCTTGATAAGGATTCTTGCAATACCGAGTCTAAGTGATTCTGCTTGTGAATTGAATCCCCCGCCAGAAATCATGGCTGTAAATGAGAACGTTAATGGGGATTTTAATTTTGTGATAGATTCATTTGCGATCAATCTTTGCTTCTCTGTCTTGAAATAGCTTTCTATATCCTTACCCCCATTTATTTCAAAAGAATTTTTAGCAGACGGAACAGCCCTCACTCTTGCGATCGATGTCTTTCTTCTACCAACCGCTTCTATGTATTTGTGCTTTGTCTCTGTCATATTATTCCGTAATTATTAAATTCTTTATAATTTTTGACTTAAGTTTATTGTGTGGAATCATGCCGGAAATGGCTAGCTTCAAAATACCAGCTTTTCCGTGCTTTTCTATAATCTGTGACATGCTTTTCTCATGAAGACCCCCTGGATATCCAGAGTATCTTGTATAAACAGTGTTGAGTTTATTTTCGGCTATATCAAGCTTGTCGGCGTTTGTTATTTTAACTTCAACATTGAAGACCACGTTTCTGGCATAAGTGGTTGAGTTTTTACCTATAAGTAAGACAACTGCTTTACTAGCAATTCTTCCTAGCTTACCCCCCGCTGCATCTATTGTGTAAATTTTCTTTTCCATATAATTTTCTATATAAATTCTATTACCGCCATTTCTGCGCCGTCCGCGAGTCTTCTTTCAAGCTTTGTAACTCTTGTGTATCCGCCGGTTCTCTCTTTGTATTTTGGTGCTATTTCTTTTATCATCTTTTTAGCAGAAGAAACACCGATCCTTGAAGCTACAAGCCTCATCGCTGCGAGAGTACCAGGTCTTGCTTTTGTAACAAGCTTTTCAATAAATGTTCTTAAAACCTTGGCTTTTGTTGTTGTCGTCGTGATCTTACCATCTCTCACAAGAGATACAGCAAGAGTCTTCACGAGCGCGTTCCTCTGATTTCTCTTTCTGCCTAGTTGTTTGTTTTTGTTGCTGTGTATCATGATTGATTTTCTACTTTAATATAACCCCAAAATTCCCCAAAACCTTCTTGATTTCTTGGATACCCTTTGCCCCAAGACCCTCTACATCATCAAGATCCTTTTCTTTCTTTCTGGCAAGACCACCGACGGTTCTGATGTTTGCTCCTGTAAGTGCATTGATTGTTCTTACCGAAAGGTCCAATGTCTCTATTCTAGTTTTTAAGAATTCTGAGTCGACTTCTTTTTCGTCTGTGCTTTCTTCTTTCTTTGTTTCTTCTTTTTCTTCTACTGGTTCTTCAAAACCCACTATGGCTTTGAGTTGTTCTATCATTATGAAGATCGATTTCTCTAAAGTTTCATTTGGCGATATTGAGCCATCTGTTTCCAAAGAAATTTTAAGTTTATTGAAGTCTGTTCTGTCGCCGACACGCATATTCTCAACCTCATAGTTGACTCTCTTTACTGGGGTAAAGATTGCATCCAAAGCAATCATGCCGATATCCACTCTTTCCTTCTGGTGTTCTTCTTTTTGTATAAATCCTAGACCCTTCTGAATTCTCATCTCTATATCAAGGGTTGTAGCTTTATCTGTGATAGAAGCGATGTGTTGCTCCGGGTTTAGTACCTCTACTTGACCAGGGACTTTTATATCGCCGGCAGTAACATCTTTAATGCCTTTTACTTTAAGCTCGATTGTTTGAGGTTCATCTGTGAGCATCTTTATTCTAACCTTCTTTAGGTTTAAAATAATATTTATAACATCTTCTTTGATACCGCTTATCGTTGAAAATTCATGCTGAACACCGTCTATCTTTATAGATGTTATAGCAACACCAGGGATAGAAGAAAGAATAATCCTTCTCAAAGAATTTCCTAGTGTGTGGCCATATCCTGGATAAAGACCGTCTATCTCATAAACACCAGAAAAACCTTCTTCCTTGATTATCTTTGGTTTTGATGGCAATAGTATTTTGTATTGATCAGGCATATTTTTATTTAAATTAATAATTTATAAAAAGTTTTTTAATTATTTTATCTGCTGTAATATTGAAATATGGCCGAAATATCAAACGAGAATTCTGCTGGATTTATCTTTGGAGCACCTTGAACTTTTGCTTCTTTTTTAATTACATCAAGAGCAAGCCACGAAGGAACCCTTGCTTCTTTTAATTTTTCATTTAAATCCTTAAAGATTGGTTTTGCTTTGCTAGATTCTCTGATTGTTATTACATCACCTATCTTTACTTGGAAAGAAGGAATAGAATGTCTCTTGCCGTTTACATCTATATGACCATGGTTAACCATTTGTCTTGAAGCTTGTCTTGTTTTTGCAAATCCAAGTCTATAGACTACATTGTCCAATCTTTTCTCAAGGCTTTGTACTAGAGCTTCATTTATATTTGTTGCTTTTTGACTTCCCGCGTTTTTAACATAGTTTTTGAACTGCCTTTCGCCGATGCCATATGTAAATCTAGCTTTTTGCTTTTCAATAAGTTGCATACCAAAATCCGACTTTGCTCTTCCTTTTGGAGCGAAATCTTTCTTTTGGTTTCTTAGGGCGAATTTCTGGGATTGTGTCTTCTCAAAAATACTTGGCCCTAATCTTCTTGCTATTTTATATCTTGGTCCTGTTATCATAATTTTTTAATTTTAAACTCTTCTTGGTTTCTTTGGCTTTGGTCCATTGTGTGGTACCGGTGTTTCGTCTTTGATATTTGTAATATTGAAACCTTTTGAAATAAAGCCTCTTATAGCGGATTCTCTTCCTGAACCAACTCCTTTTACGATCACATCTATTTCTTTGAGTCCAAGATCGGCTGCTTTTTCACCCAACACTTCTCCGACTTTGGCAGCCGCAAATGGGGTACCCTTCTTTGCACCCTTGAATCCAAGAG
The genomic region above belongs to Candidatus Paceibacterota bacterium and contains:
- the tyrS gene encoding tyrosine--tRNA ligase — its product is MIITDTEKINEVLTRGVESVIDKDKITKKLKSGKTLRIKHGIDPTSPNIHLGRSIPLLKLRDFQNLGHKIILIIGDFTGVIGDTSDKESERPMLSEKQVKENMKSYAKQAGKILNLRKAKIYYNSKWLGKLGYKEICMQANAFSVSDFISRENIKKRLDTGKRVSLREVVYPLMQGYDSVATEADIEVGGTDQTFNILAGRELQRLYKQEPQDIVLNPLIEGLDGRKMSSSWGNTINLFDSPNDMYGKAMSLSDELIIKYFTFTTRVDLATIEQYKKELESGVNPRDIKKKLAFELTKFYHSEKEAQKAGEYWVNTFSKKEVPTEMQELKPSVNDIITVLIEAGFCPSRAEARRNIEQGGVKINQTEISDPKATVKVGDIIQKGKRFFVKIK
- the dnaJ gene encoding molecular chaperone DnaJ; this encodes MSKDYYKTLGLERNASKEDIKKAFRKLAHEHHPDKGGNQEKFKEASEAYSVLSDDTKRQQYDTYGSAGPAGSGRGAGGFGQGGFGDFGFDFSGFQNQAGGQGFDFDLGDIFGDIFGGGARRAPKKGRDISVDMEISFSESIFGAEKKIRLTKTSKCNTCDGTGAKRGTGMEKCSVCNGHGRVRETKRSIFGNFATEKICDNCGGSGKVPREKCAECRGAGILKKESELEIKIPADIDDEQVIRLSGGGEALKGGISGDLYIKIHVKVDPLFSKEGKNLVTELNIKISDALLGSKYSLKTLDGDIELKIPEGVAYGEILRIRGKGVPISASKRGDLLVKINIKLPHRLSREAKEAVEKLKEEGF
- the dnaK gene encoding molecular chaperone DnaK → MSKIIGIDLGTTFSAVAVMEGNAPKILENAEGARTTPSIVATTKTGERLVGLLARRQAVTNPKNTIFQIKRFMGHQFDDAGVQKDKASVSFDVLKASNGGVEVAMAGKNYRPEEISAMILQKLKNDAEARLGEKITDAVITVPAYFNDSQRQATKDAGQIAGLNVLRIINEPTAAALAYGLNKNKNEKIAVYDFGGGTFDISILEIGDSVVEVRSTDGDSHLGGRDIDKRIVDWMAEQFQKENGIDLRKDALALQRLDEAAEKAKIELSTAVESEINIPFVTSGTDGPKHLLIKLSRATLENLIKDLIERSIEITKRALSASPFKMNEIQEIIMVGGQTRMPAIVKAVKDLFGKEPNMSVNPDEVVAAGAAVQGGILRGDVKDVLLLDVIPLSLGIETMGGVATHLVEKNTTIPTTRSQIFSTAADNQTSVEIHIVQGERPMASDNKSLGKFILDGIPPAPRGMPQVEVAFDIDANGILNVKAKDKTTNKEQSIRIEASSGLKKEDIEKMKKEAELHADEDKKKKEEVEVKNIADQMIYTAEKAIKDNGAKITPEIIKGVEDKISALKTAKNGTDSAAIKTATEALSAEMQKIGEAMAKAQKDQAGQQGATEKKEDNVKDAEFKEKGGEEKK
- a CDS encoding nucleotide exchange factor GrpE, coding for MNKDDKNKRNNDEIVYEDDTKAKKTAKQADSDIVLDEENDSLEALVKKLKEKAKILEKEKQEYMNGWQRERADFVNFKKRMESEKVETVKYANENLIAELLTVIESFDMAFSNKEAWEKVDKNWRVGVEYIHVQFMKVLKENGLVELDPIGEKFDPMNHVADELKATSNEKEDGIILKVNKKGFSLNGRVIVAPKVVVGEFKK
- the rpsI gene encoding 30S ribosomal protein S9 gives rise to the protein MTETKHKYIEAVGRRKTSIARVRAVPSAKNSFEINGGKDIESYFKTEKQRLIANESITKLKSPLTFSFTAMISGGGFNSQAESLRLGIARILIKHDPELRKELKKLGFLERDQRAKERRKFGLKKARKSPQWSKR
- a CDS encoding uL13 family ribosomal protein; protein product: MEKKIYTIDAAGGKLGRIASKAVVLLIGKNSTTYARNVVFNVEVKITNADKLDIAENKLNTVYTRYSGYPGGLHEKSMSQIIEKHGKAGILKLAISGMIPHNKLKSKIIKNLIITE
- the rplQ gene encoding 50S ribosomal protein L17, with protein sequence MIHSNKNKQLGRKRNQRNALVKTLAVSLVRDGKITTTTTKAKVLRTFIEKLVTKARPGTLAAMRLVASRIGVSSAKKMIKEIAPKYKERTGGYTRVTKLERRLADGAEMAVIEFI
- a CDS encoding DNA-directed RNA polymerase subunit alpha, whose translation is MPDQYKILLPSKPKIIKEEGFSGVYEIDGLYPGYGHTLGNSLRRIILSSIPGVAITSIKIDGVQHEFSTISGIKEDVINIILNLKKVRIKMLTDEPQTIELKVKGIKDVTAGDIKVPGQVEVLNPEQHIASITDKATTLDIEMRIQKGLGFIQKEEHQKERVDIGMIALDAIFTPVKRVNYEVENMRVGDRTDFNKLKISLETDGSISPNETLEKSIFIMIEQLKAIVGFEEPVEEKEETKKEESTDEKEVDSEFLKTRIETLDLSVRTINALTGANIRTVGGLARKKEKDLDDVEGLGAKGIQEIKKVLGNFGVILK
- the rpsD gene encoding 30S ribosomal protein S4, which translates into the protein MITGPRYKIARRLGPSIFEKTQSQKFALRNQKKDFAPKGRAKSDFGMQLIEKQKARFTYGIGERQFKNYVKNAGSQKATNINEALVQSLEKRLDNVVYRLGFAKTRQASRQMVNHGHIDVNGKRHSIPSFQVKIGDVITIRESSKAKPIFKDLNEKLKEARVPSWLALDVIKKEAKVQGAPKINPAEFSFDISAIFQYYSR
- the rpsK gene encoding 30S ribosomal protein S11, translated to MGKKRIVKTDEKAGDKKVQTQQKASSKKRVESGTLHIQSTYNNTMVLLTDKKGNALMASSAGALGFKGAKKGTPFAAAKVGEVLGEKAADLGLKEIDVIVKGVGSGRESAIRGFISKGFNITNIKDETPVPHNGPKPKKPRRV